The following coding sequences are from one Cercospora beticola chromosome 4, complete sequence window:
- the TIF35 gene encoding translation initiation factor eIF3 subunit g (BUSCO:EOG0926489S), producing the protein MAAAVQNPPRGTDWADDDDAPDLSNAIPAPQITKNKDGTETVITFFINEEGKKVKRTQRIRRSVVKKRENPRVAERRAWPKMGIEAGRAAGPHPDTTTLGENIIFRPQVGFKAGGAQEKAPEEDKKAEALKKMQIKCRICSGDHFTTKCPFKDTMAPTGEDAAPADMDAITGEDKGGLGAGGSSYVPPHLRKGAAGAGGGERMGGKFERDDLATLRVTNVSEFAEEGDLREMFERYGRVTRVFLAKDRETGRAKGFAFVSYADRSDAARACEKMDGFGYGHLILRVEFAKKSTT; encoded by the exons ATGGCCGCCGCAGTACAAAACCCGCCGCGAGGCACCGACTgggccgacgacgacgatgcgcCCGATCTCAGCAACGCCATTCCCGCCCCACAAATCACCAAGAACAAGGACGGCACCGAAACAGTCATCACATTCTTCATCAACgaggagggcaagaaggtcaagcGCACACAAAGAATTCGCCGCAGCGTCGTAAAGAAGCGAGAAAACCCTCGTGTCGCGGAGCGCAGAGCATGGCCCAAGATGGGCATCGAGGCTGGTCGCGCAGCGGGCCCGCATCCGGATACTACGACACTTGGCGAGAACATCATTTTCCGACCGCAGGTGGGCTTCAAGGCCGGTGGTGCGCAAGAGAAGGCTCCTGaggaggataagaaggcagaggcgttgaagaagatgcagaTCAAATGTCGTATTTGTTCGGGAGATCACTTTACGACAAAGTGTCCGTTCAAGGACACCATGGCGCCGACGGGAGAGGATGCTGCGCCGGCGGACATGGATGCTATTACGGGAGAAGATAAGGGAGGCTTGGGTGCTGGTGGAAGCAGTTATGTGCCGCCGCATCTGCGTAAGGGTGCCGCCGGTGCTGGTGGCGGTGAGAGAATGGGTGGCAAGTTCGAGAGGGACGATCTTGCTACGTTGCGTGTCACAAAC GTCTCAGAATtcgcagaagaaggcgatctGCGCGAGATGTTCGAGCGTTACGGCCGCGTCACTCGTGTCTTCTTGGCTAAGGACCGTGAAACAGGCAGAGCAAAGGGCTTTGCGTTCGTCAGTTACGCAGACCGATCAGATGCTGCACGTGCTTGCGAGAAGATGGATGGTTTCGGTTACGGGCATTTGATCTTGCGTGTCGAattcgcgaagaagagcactaCTTAG
- a CDS encoding uncharacterized protein (BUSCO:EOG092645TJ), translating into MASQLDAKELQQIGRQILKAAESGDPASTVLDLLKPLENFRATEDLLRQSKIGIAITKLRQNKDPKVAETASKLVNRWKQEVNAKKKKAGSDSPAPPSRNGLGASATGSPAPQVKSEVKGEQRKSTVEPAKRNTQTDRIDYNVTGDKTRDGCLKLMYDGIAFMSEESPDAIFSVARRVEVAAFEHFKNETNNDYKQKMRSLFQNLKFKDNQLLRRDVFTQKIEPKRFVTMTSEELKSEDRRKEDEALEKENMSKAMTAQEAKAISTTMTCGRCKESKVSYSQAQTRSADEPLTTFCECTVCGHRWKFS; encoded by the exons ATGGCATCACAGCTGGACGCCAAAGAGCTGCAGCAAATCGGCAGGCAGATTCTCAAGGCCGCCGAATCAGGAGACCCAGCCAGTACCGTGCTCGACCTGCTCAAACCGCTCGAGAACTTTCGCGCAACCGAAGACCTGCTCCGGCAATCGAAAATCGGAATTGCTATAACAAAGCTTCGACAGAACAAGGATCCGAAGGTGGCAGAAACTGCTTCGAAGCTGGTAAATAGATGGAAGCAAGAGGTCaacgcaaagaagaagaaggcgggaAGTGATAGTCCAGCACCTCCAAGCAGGAACGGCCTGGGTGCAAGCGCAACAGGCAGCCCTGCACCTCAGGTGAAGTCGGAAGTCAAGGGCGAGCAGCGCAAGAGCACAGTCGAACCCGCCAAACGCAATACCCAGACAGATCGCATCGACTACAACGTCACGGGCGACAAGACTCGCGATGGGTGCTTGAAGCTCATGTACGATGGGATTGCGTTCATGTCAGAAGAATCGCCGGATGCGATTTTCAGCGTGGCTAGGAGAGTCGAGGTTGCTGCATTCGAGCACTTCAAGAACGAGACGAACAACGACtacaagcagaagatgcgATCGCTGTTCCAGAATCTGAAGTTCAAGGACAATCAACTGCTGAGAAGAGATGTGTTTACTCAGAAGATTGAGCCCAAGCGTTTCGTGACAATGACAAGCGAGGAGCTGAAGAGTGAGGATCGCCGGAAGGAAGATGAGGctttggagaaggagaacatGAGCAAGGCGATGACTGCTCAAGAGGCGAAGGCCATCTCGACAAC CATGACTTGCGGCCGCTGCAAGGAGAGCAAGGTTTCCTACTCTCAGGCTCAGACACGTTCCGCTGATGAACCGCTCACGACTTTCTGCGAGTGTACGGTCTGTGGGCACAGGTGGAAGT TCTCGTAA